From Ptychodera flava strain L36383 chromosome 2, AS_Pfla_20210202, whole genome shotgun sequence, the proteins below share one genomic window:
- the LOC139123593 gene encoding uncharacterized protein, whose translation MDPPLPPEYDETTGQPPLTRSRKAIPNVEGITRFEFDYAISSSGKTLPEWIDVQGLKTEETVSVSAAEGDHISVWLKAFDVIGNTREDSVKIYLDSTSPVITYFGYSYQNMTGTSGTIRTDNDSIVQIFIDAHDDESGISLLQWQLLNMDEPSIVYGEADVRKTYPQDPDDEDCSPQTCNCLARDDLDLCFYTSYSIFLDLNTMTNVPRGETNCTFKILVYNNAMKQSEESLEFTIQHSIPMSTAKPGLGENSNQFDGGHAASVGIALGVLAGIAVIATVAVVSRYLIRRKNKTQDAKYEDKSKNSWTKWRMKFPTMDSLPRVKIAWR comes from the exons ATGGATCCACCATTGCCACCTGAATACGATGAGACCACTGGTCAACCTCCTCTGACTAGATCAAGAAAAGCTATACCAAATGTAGAAGGAATAACTCGCTTTGAATTTGACTATGCCATTTCAAGTTCAGGGAAGACTCTGCCGGAATGGATAGATGTTCAAGGGCTGAAG ACGGAAGAAACTGTATCAGTTTCTGCAGCGGAAGGTGATCATATCTCTGTCTGGTTGAAAGCCTTTGACGTCATCGGCAACACAAGGGAAGACTCAGTGAAAATCTACTTGGACTCCACTTCACCGGTGATCACTTACTTTGGATATTCATATCAGAATATGACTGGAACCTCAGGCACCATACGAACAGACAATGACAGCATAGTCCA AATTTTCATTGATGCACATGACGACGAAAGTGGAATCAGTTTACTACAGTGGCAGCTGCTAAATATGGACGAACCTTCAATCGTGTACGGAGAGGCCGATGTGAGGAAGACTTATCCACAG GATCCTGATGATGAAGACTGTTCACCTCAGACTTGCAACTGCTTAGCAAGGGACGATCTTGATTTGTGTTTTTACACTAGTTATAGCATATTCCTTGATCTGAACACCATGACCAATGTTCCCCGAGGCGAAACCAACTGTACATTTAAAATCTTGGTGTATAACAATGCTATGAAACAAAGTGAAGAATCATTAGAGTTTACCATTCAGCACAGCATTCCAATG TCTACTGCAAAGCCAGGACTTGGGGAGAATTCCAATCAGTTTGATGGAGGACATGCTGCCAGTGTCGGTATAGCCCTTGGTGTTCTTGCAGGTATAGCAGTCATTGCAACCGTAGCGGTGGTTTCGAGGTATCTGATTCGCAGGAAAAATAAGACACaggatgcaaaatatgaagacaaaTCCAAGAATTCCTGGACGAAATGGCGAATGAAGTTTCCCACTATGGACAGCTTACCCCGCGTGAAAATAGCATGGCGTTAA